In Deferribacter desulfuricans SSM1, the following are encoded in one genomic region:
- the leuS gene encoding leucine--tRNA ligase, translating into MKYNPAEIEQKWQSKWESEKVFKCEADNSKKKYYCLEMFPYPSGKIHMGHVRNYAIGDVIARYKLMQDYNVLHPMGWDAFGLPAENAAIKNKVHPAKWTYSNIEYMKKQLKMLGLSYDWDREIATCDPEYYKWEQKIFIEMFNKGLAYKKTSLVNWCPDCNTVLANEQVEDGKCWRCSNEVEIKEIEGWFFKITDYAEELLEYTYKLSGWPERVLTMQRNWIGKSVGAEIDFKVDGIDEKITVFTTRPDTLYGATFMSIAPEHPIAKKLLSGTEVEKDGLAFINEILKEDKISRTAEDKEKKGFFTGRYAINPVNGMKIPIYIANFVLMDYGTGAVMAVPAHDQRDFEFAKKYGLDIIVVIQPDGEQLDPEKMTEAYTGPGKMVNSGKFDGLDNEKGKEEVIKYLEELGVGKKTVNYRLKDWGISRQRYWGTPIPIIYCDDCGAVPVPFEDLPVKLPTDVEITGAGNPLEQCEEFVKVKCPKCGKDARRETDTMDTFVESSWYFLRYCSPHCDTNIFDKDETEYWMPVDQYIGGIEHAILHLLYSRFYTKVLRDLGYINFDEPFERLLTQGMVCKESYRCEEHNWLFPEEVIDGKCKHCGRDVIIGRIEKMSKSKKNVVDPEALIDQYGADTARLFSLFAAPPEKDLEWSEQGVEGAFRFINRVWRLVVNHIDLIKEYYGKSYNVDGKLEKEILYHTHLTVKKVTNDIERFQLNTAVAAIMEFTNNLYLIEPKLASESEKALFADALVKLIKIISPFIPHVAEELWNRCGFEGYVSKADWPAYDDKFTVKDEITIAVQINGKVRAQINVPRDIEKDEAIRLAKENEKVKNYIDGKQLIKEIYVPNKLVSLVVK; encoded by the coding sequence ATCTGAAAAGGTTTTTAAATGTGAAGCTGATAACAGCAAAAAGAAATATTATTGTTTAGAAATGTTCCCTTATCCATCAGGGAAAATCCACATGGGGCATGTTAGAAATTATGCAATTGGTGATGTGATAGCTCGTTATAAGTTGATGCAAGATTATAATGTTTTGCATCCAATGGGGTGGGACGCTTTTGGTTTGCCTGCAGAAAATGCTGCTATAAAAAATAAAGTTCATCCTGCTAAATGGACTTATTCAAATATCGAATATATGAAAAAACAGCTTAAAATGCTTGGTTTGAGCTATGACTGGGATAGAGAAATTGCAACTTGTGATCCTGAATATTACAAATGGGAGCAAAAAATATTTATTGAGATGTTTAATAAAGGGTTGGCTTATAAAAAGACATCGTTGGTAAACTGGTGCCCTGATTGTAATACAGTTTTGGCTAATGAGCAGGTCGAAGATGGTAAATGCTGGAGATGTTCAAATGAAGTGGAGATAAAAGAGATTGAAGGATGGTTTTTCAAAATTACTGATTATGCTGAGGAATTACTTGAATATACCTATAAACTTTCTGGTTGGCCAGAAAGAGTTCTTACAATGCAAAGAAACTGGATTGGCAAATCAGTGGGAGCTGAGATAGATTTTAAAGTTGATGGTATTGATGAAAAAATTACTGTTTTTACAACAAGGCCTGATACCTTGTATGGTGCCACATTTATGTCTATTGCACCAGAGCACCCTATTGCTAAAAAACTGTTGTCTGGTACTGAAGTTGAAAAGGATGGGTTAGCTTTTATAAATGAGATATTGAAAGAGGATAAAATTAGTAGAACAGCAGAAGATAAGGAGAAAAAAGGATTTTTTACGGGTAGATACGCTATAAACCCTGTAAATGGGATGAAAATACCTATTTATATAGCAAATTTTGTATTGATGGATTATGGTACTGGTGCTGTTATGGCTGTTCCTGCTCATGACCAGAGAGATTTTGAGTTTGCTAAAAAGTACGGGTTAGACATTATTGTGGTAATTCAACCTGATGGTGAACAGTTAGATCCTGAGAAGATGACAGAAGCTTATACCGGCCCAGGAAAAATGGTAAATTCAGGAAAATTTGATGGTTTGGATAATGAAAAGGGGAAAGAGGAGGTCATTAAATATTTAGAAGAGCTTGGAGTTGGTAAAAAAACTGTGAATTATAGATTGAAAGATTGGGGGATATCAAGACAGAGATATTGGGGTACGCCAATCCCTATAATTTATTGTGATGATTGTGGAGCTGTACCTGTTCCTTTTGAAGATTTGCCTGTTAAGTTGCCTACCGATGTGGAAATAACTGGTGCAGGCAATCCTTTAGAGCAGTGTGAGGAGTTTGTAAAAGTAAAATGTCCAAAATGTGGCAAAGATGCAAGAAGAGAAACTGATACAATGGATACTTTTGTTGAGTCAAGCTGGTACTTCTTAAGGTATTGTTCACCTCATTGTGACACGAATATTTTTGATAAAGATGAAACAGAATATTGGATGCCAGTTGATCAATACATTGGTGGAATAGAGCATGCTATCCTTCACCTATTATATTCAAGGTTTTACACCAAGGTGTTGCGTGATTTAGGCTATATAAATTTTGATGAGCCTTTTGAAAGACTTTTGACTCAAGGTATGGTTTGTAAGGAATCTTATAGATGTGAAGAACACAACTGGTTATTCCCTGAAGAAGTTATCGATGGAAAATGTAAACATTGTGGTAGAGATGTAATTATCGGTAGAATTGAAAAGATGAGTAAGTCTAAAAAGAATGTGGTGGATCCTGAAGCCTTGATTGATCAGTATGGTGCTGACACAGCAAGACTATTTTCACTTTTTGCAGCGCCACCTGAAAAAGATTTGGAGTGGAGTGAGCAAGGTGTAGAAGGTGCTTTTCGTTTTATAAATAGGGTTTGGAGATTGGTAGTTAATCATATAGATTTGATTAAAGAGTATTATGGTAAAAGTTATAATGTGGATGGAAAGCTTGAAAAAGAGATTTTATACCATACTCATTTGACTGTTAAAAAGGTTACAAATGACATTGAGCGTTTCCAGCTTAACACTGCAGTTGCAGCTATTATGGAATTTACAAACAATTTATATCTAATAGAACCAAAATTAGCATCGGAGTCAGAAAAAGCTCTGTTTGCTGATGCACTTGTAAAGCTAATAAAGATTATTTCACCGTTTATACCTCATGTTGCTGAAGAGTTATGGAATAGGTGTGGGTTTGAAGGGTATGTATCAAAAGCTGACTGGCCAGCTTATGATGATAAATTTACTGTAAAAGATGAAATAACTATTGCTGTGCAAATAAATGGAAAAGTTAGGGCTCAGATTAATGTGCCAAGAGATATTGAAAAGGATGAAGCTATAAGGCTTGCTAAAGAAAACGAAAAGGTTAAGAACTATATTGATGGTAAGCAGTTGATAAAAGAGATCTATGTGCCAAATAAGCTCGTTAGTTTGGTAGTTAAATGA